One window of bacterium genomic DNA carries:
- a CDS encoding NADH-quinone oxidoreductase subunit A, whose translation MDSKALAGGRIFRIPFIFVAALFLIFEAGVLMILPWALAFRWAVQSGHGLSAFIHIVSFLILMAIALAFALWSGALDWER comes from the coding sequence ATGGATTCAAAGGCATTGGCAGGCGGCAGGATATTTCGAATCCCCTTCATCTTCGTGGCGGCGCTCTTTCTGATATTCGAGGCAGGGGTGCTCATGATCCTTCCCTGGGCGCTCGCTTTCAGGTGGGCCGTCCAGTCGGGACATGGCCTTTCGGCCTTCATCCACATCGTGTCTTTCCTCATCCTCATGGCGATCGCGCTGGCGTTTGCTCTGTGGAGCGGCGCGCTCGACTGGGAAAGATGA